The Penaeus vannamei isolate JL-2024 unplaced genomic scaffold, ASM4276789v1 unanchor742, whole genome shotgun sequence genome window below encodes:
- the LOC138861057 gene encoding uncharacterized protein, with translation MDKEQFIRKLAVEVEGHFLVNYLRPAYQALRKLNSKYSSQRLQRHLGAINKTRKTFPRTFVPDCNRLIHQQTNLEAVSVETQLPDPPISEDPPSLTEIRRAISKLKTGKAAGICGIPAEMLKAGGEPMTRDSRAVLAAV, from the exons atggacaaggaacagtttatcagAAAACTTGCAgtggaggtcgaaggccatttcttagtaaattatcttcgtcctgcctaccaagccctgagaaagctgaactccaagtaCTCTTCACAG cgattgcagcgccatctcggggcaataaacaaaacacgcaaaacctttCCGAGGACTTTCGTCCCAGACTGTaacaggttgatccaccaacaaaCTAATTTGGAGGCGGTTAGTGTCGAGACCCAGttaccggacccacccatcagtgaggatccaccctccctaaccgaaattaggagggcgatctccaagctgaagactggcaaagcagcgggtatctgcggcatccccgCTGaaatgttaaaggctggtggtgaacctatgacgCGGGATTCGcgtgctgtcctggctgccgtcTGA